A DNA window from Maribellus comscasis contains the following coding sequences:
- a CDS encoding Gfo/Idh/MocA family protein, with protein sequence MNRRNFIRKSSITTVGMATVAHLHAFQADQKLKIGLIGCGWYGMVITTAALKTGDVEVIAVCDVDSAHLKTSSREIAKIQGSSPKEFKEYQELLDTPGLQAVFIGTPPHWHALQFIAACEKGLDIYCEKPLAYDVREGQAMMRAAQKAGNIVQIGFQRRQSKAFQKAKQLISNGRLGKIHQIGAQIHYNPSVPDTMIQTPPKTLDWDTWCGPAPQLDYRPSIAHKAWRLEKEYGNGHLVDWGIHHIDIIRTIMDFDMPDVFDTKGSLEILKGKITTPDTLIATMEFEQCPVIWQHRLWGTGGLNKEFNNGIFIYGEEGTLFASDNKLVITSTDKKEQEIMDIPSPEMQDNHVASFVNAVLTQEKRELVCTIEDAFQSTATVQLAMASYYSGAPLQWDAAEMEVKGNEQAAKLLARKYRGNYQRPEV encoded by the coding sequence ATGAACCGAAGAAATTTTATCCGGAAATCGTCTATAACCACAGTAGGTATGGCTACTGTGGCACACCTGCATGCATTTCAGGCAGACCAAAAGTTAAAGATAGGACTAATTGGTTGCGGTTGGTATGGTATGGTAATAACCACAGCCGCTTTAAAAACGGGTGACGTCGAAGTAATTGCTGTTTGCGATGTTGACTCTGCGCATTTAAAAACAAGCTCCCGTGAAATTGCCAAAATACAAGGCAGCAGTCCAAAGGAATTTAAGGAATATCAGGAGTTGCTTGATACTCCCGGGTTACAAGCTGTTTTTATTGGCACGCCGCCTCACTGGCACGCGCTACAGTTTATTGCTGCCTGTGAAAAGGGATTGGATATTTATTGTGAAAAGCCTCTTGCTTACGATGTGCGCGAAGGTCAGGCAATGATGAGAGCGGCTCAGAAAGCAGGTAATATTGTTCAAATAGGATTTCAACGTCGGCAGAGCAAAGCTTTTCAAAAAGCCAAACAATTGATTAGCAATGGTCGATTGGGGAAAATTCACCAGATTGGTGCACAAATTCACTATAATCCGTCGGTACCTGACACCATGATACAAACACCACCAAAAACTCTTGATTGGGACACCTGGTGTGGTCCTGCACCTCAGCTCGATTATAGGCCAAGCATCGCACATAAAGCCTGGCGACTGGAAAAAGAATACGGAAACGGACATCTTGTAGATTGGGGAATTCATCACATCGATATCATCAGAACAATTATGGATTTTGATATGCCAGACGTTTTTGACACAAAAGGCAGTTTAGAAATATTAAAAGGAAAAATTACCACTCCTGACACACTGATTGCAACCATGGAATTTGAGCAATGTCCTGTGATTTGGCAACATCGCCTTTGGGGAACAGGCGGTTTAAACAAAGAGTTTAACAACGGTATTTTTATTTATGGTGAAGAGGGAACTTTATTTGCTTCTGACAATAAACTGGTCATTACATCAACAGATAAAAAAGAGCAGGAGATAATGGATATTCCCTCCCCGGAAATGCAGGATAACCACGTCGCCAGCTTTGTAAATGCGGTTTTGACACAGGAAAAGAGAGAACTGGTGTGTACCATTGAAGATGCATTTCAGTCAACTGCAACTGTTCAACTTGCAATGGCCTCGTATTATTCCGGTGCGCCACTACAGTGGGACGCTGCAGAGATGGAGGTGAAAGGAAACGAACAGGCTGCTAAATTGCTTGCACGAAAGTATCGGGGAAACTACCAAAGACCGGAAGTATAG